A genomic segment from Torulaspora globosa chromosome 3, complete sequence encodes:
- a CDS encoding TauD/TfdA dioxygenase family protein yields the protein MGLTITPLEGQPLGAKVTLPEGCHDPSTLSAEDFKTLYDGLHEHLVLVIPGMKDLSPESQWKLTTMFDPTCDQTGKSYGHGKEFRHDKSVLRRDGTSIPAFPQVQVLGQGDWPAGHEGLEAFTLRHPVHFDFHKSPLTDEEAYQKNLTRFYRWHIDSALYDLSPPVCTTLLGIHVPPHSRKQKIVYDDGDELELTQGATAFVSGARAFDLLSPEEQKRALGAKVVYAPHPYIFISPARATSDGLTMVSEKKEMPLDALPPWEESKVKELPLVWTNPVTKKHHLQVHGCCIYRLKFADGTVLELEDARNEVHRMMRPAIASKNVYAHDWESGDLAIFFNRGVWHSVTGQFSPGERRLMHQCNIASGKDPVCLSEDSLYGEAVDHVMGSSGKEEIAA from the coding sequence ATGGGACTAACTATAACTCCATTGGAAGGTCAACCTCTTGGTGCCAAGGTTACGCTGCCTGAGGGCTGCCATGATCCTAGTACATTATCAGCTGAAGATTTCAAAACGTTGTACGACGGGCTGCATGAGCATTTGGTGCTTGTTATTCCTGGAATGAAAGATTTATCACCGGAATCTCAATGGAAATTAACCACGATGTTTGATCCAACTTGTGACCAGACTGGAAAGTCCTATGGACATGGGAAGGAGTTCCGACACGACAAGTCTGTCTTAAGGAGGGACGGTACTTCCATCCCGGCCTTTCCCCAGGTTCAAGTTTTGGGCCAGGGCGACTGGCCCGCTGGTCATGAAGGGTTGGAAGCTTTCACTTTGCGGCATCCTGTTCATTTTGACTTCCACAAGAGTCCTTTGaccgatgaagaagcttatCAAAAGAATTTAACGAGATTTTACAGATGGCATATTGATTCAGCACTGTATGATCTGTCACCTCCCGTTTGCACGACTCTGCTGGGTATTCATGTTCCACCACACTCTagaaagcaaaagataGTGTACGATGACGGTGATGAGCTAGAACTGACACAAGGGGCCACTGCGTTTGTTTCCGGAGCTAGGGCATTCGATCTTCTATCCCCAGAAGAGCAGAAAAGAGCTCTAGGCGCCAAAGTTGTCTACGCTCCTCATCCATATATATTCATTTCGCCAGCAAGAGCGACATCTGATGGTCTGACAATGGTATCTGAGAAAAAAGAGATGCCACTAGATGCACTTCCACCTTGGGAAGAGTCAAAGGTGAAGGAACTACCGCTCGTCTGGACTAATCCGGTGACTAAGAagcatcatcttcaagttcacGGTTGCTGTATTTATCGCCTGAAATTCGCTGATGGCACCGTtttggagctggaagatgCGCGTAATGAGGTCCACAGGATGATGAGGCCTGCTATCGCATCAAAGAATGTTTACGCTCACGATTGGGAATCAGGAGACTTGGCAATCTTTTTCAACAGAGGAGTCTGGCACTCCGTCACAGGTCAGTTCTCTCCAGGCGAGAGAAGATTGATGCATCAGTGCAACATTGCTTCGGGTAAAGATCCAGTGTGCTTGAGCGAAGACTCATTGTATGGTGAGGCAGTAGATCACGTAATGGGAAGCTCTggaaaggaagaaatcgctGCTTGA
- the GVP36 gene encoding Gvp36p (ancestral locus Anc_7.221) has product MMSSFNSFTNSLNQKFQELSTAVSEKTQELSTNIPNLTQSTQRFVQERLGQVTDISQLPQEYLELERKVDTIKLIYENFLHVTSIYENESYDYPKYVTESVNDFSKVVAHKVQELSHASSASEAQNILITPGPAKEPRTLNYALSKVSLISSEYLNHIGDHDEAQVASVLLKYSDLEAKVAQARLQQDTLIQTKFNKQLRESLEQSFKKAQKARRDVEYKRLQYDVARSNLAKAKPEKEASLRVQMETLEDQFAQATEDATVVMQEVLSAVNFSHEIRELANAQLAYHQTSAKLIEQFVSGFESSNPLSSVSDGKAQAEADDEEEAVKVDVDDVSK; this is encoded by the coding sequence ATGATGTCctccttcaacagcttcaCCAATTCTTTGAACCAAAaattccaagaactttcCACCGCGGTCTCTGAGAAGACTCAGGAATTGTCAACCAACATCCCCAACTTAACTCAGTCGACCCAGAGGTTTGTGCAGGAGAGACTGGGGCAAGTGACTGACATTTCACAGCTTCCACAGGAATACTTGGAATTGGAGCGCAAAGTTGACACTATCAAGCTAATCTACGAGAATTTCTTACATGTCACTTCAATTTACGAGAACGAGTCGTACGACTATCCAAAGTATGTGACCGAGTCTGTCAACGACTTTTCCAAGGTGGTTGCCCACAAGGTGCAGGAGCTTTCGcatgcttcttcagcttctgagGCGCAAAACATACTCATCACTCCTGGACCGGCTAAGGAGCCAAGAACGTTGAACTACGCTTTGAGCAAGGTTTCGTTGATCTCGAGCGAATATTTGAACCACATAGGCGATCATGACGAGGCTCAGGTCGCTTCTGTGTTGCTGAAATACAGCGATCTGGAGGCCAAAGTGGCTCAGGCGAGGTTGCAGCAGGACACTTTGATCCAAACTAAGTTCAACAAGCAGTTGAGGGAGAGTCTTGagcaaagcttcaagaaagctcaaaaaGCACGTAGGGACGTCGAGTACAAGAGATTGCAATACGATGTGGCAAGATCCAATTTGGCTAAGGCTAAACCTGAAAAGGAGGCTTCCCTAAGGGTCCAAATGGAGACTTTGGAGGATCAATTTGCTCAAGCAACAGAAGACGCTACCGTTGTGATGCAGGAAGTGCTATCGGCTGTAAACTTCTCTCACGAGATCAGGGAACTGGCAAACGCTCAGCTGGCCTACCATCAAACCTCAGCCAAGCTGATCGAACAGTTTGTTTctggctttgaaagctctAACCCTTTGTCTAGTGTGTCTGATGGCAAGGCTcaagcagaagcagatgacgaagaggaggCTGTGAAGGTTGACGTCGATGACGTTTCCAAATGA
- the SAP1 gene encoding putative AAA family ATPase SAP1 (ancestral locus Anc_7.215): MENSGNYHLLSKFTRLRKKPQQPLTDLTELYGRIANESIYYLRLEELGDYKAALQGWKALNTDVMYRLTLIEHEYPNIASYTREEGNIKSGVRELCHKSLMHLDRVKKLYDEAEARQHGPVPTESNAYKSLPPNRSSSFVKRSHLQHAFNGSSRKMTMTLRDSRPNAAKSATSSLRSFQSLDPSSRSTQGQHRVNFVPSKPLTKQRVSPPCEEDKLGERFDGFDDNNDLIDLTLNSDEDVSSVVEESLQDSLKDDPFDFDFEDYYAEDPALNVKPDSETGGARNTEHTAFIEQQLSNLSIRSPPLIIAPAKPPSSNKDRPPIPISQPPCSIKERPPIPINQPPVPTMQDSSMLTTAKSVSQPVPPYQKSNNSTGNISSSSSNNGRSANKLKAAGRPKASTDLKATKSTPALSTRSTKGSPSLPAHRAEIARPQAASVAAKKVLGLSSEVKQPDTTNRQPKKLVKKKVQANTATRSLPVMNSARSSIAQTKKKMQADHLSSTHAKPSRNDTTPVSTSTRTGISVSLGSSRSVDTHDVKRDHSTPPLPSSAAPPVLVAEGCEGDTQKLKDELEDDIINSLTGVDKGAAKQIFAEIVVHGDEVHWEDIAGLEGAKSSLKEAVVYPFLRPDLFRGLREPVRGMLLFGPPGTGKTMLARAVATESHSTFFSISASSLTSKYLGESEKLVRALFAVAKKLSPSIIFVDEIDSIMGSRNSDGENESSRRIKNEFLIQWSSLSAAAAGSNSRSGSGDDDDERVLVLAATNLPWSIDEAARRRFVRRQYIPLPEPETRSVQLKRLLSHQKHSLTDEDFTDLLKLTDGFSGSDITSLAKDAAMGPLRELGDQLLLVPTESIRPMALEDFKNSLNYIKPSVSQEGLKRYEEWATKFGSSGS, encoded by the coding sequence ATGGAGAATTCCGGGAATTATCATTTACTTTCGAAGTTCACCAGATTACGAAAGAAGCCACAGCAACCGCTGACGGATTTAACGGAACTCTACGGTAGAATTGCGAATGAAAGTATCTATTATTTGAGATTGGAGGAACTGGGTGACTACAAAGCGGCTTTACAGGGTTGGAAAGCACTGAATACCGATGTAATGTATCGGTTAACGCTTATTGAACATGAATACCCCAATATTGCATCGTACACAAGAGAAGAGGGCAACATCAAATCTGGAGTGCGAGAGTTGTGCCATAAGAGTTTAATGCATTTGGACCGAGTGAAAAAATTATATGATGAGGCTGAAGCCAGGCAGCACGGTCCCGTACCGACCGAATCCAACGCGTACAAGAGCCTGCCACCTAATCGAAGCTCATCATTTGTCAAGAGAAGTCATCTGCAACACGCATTCAATGGCTCATCGCGGaaaatgacgatgacgTTACGAGATTCAAGACCCAACGCTGCGAAAAGTGCGACTTCGTCACTGCGATCCTTCCAGTCGCTAGACCCGAGTTCTAGGAGTACTCAAGGGCAGCATAGGGTTAACTTCGTGCCGTCAAAGCCATTGACTAAGCAGAGAGTATCTCCGCCGTGCGAAGAGGATAAGCTTGGCGAAAGGTTCGATGGTTTTGACGATAATAACgatttgattgatcttACCCTTAAtagcgatgaagatgttTCCAGTGTGGTAGAAGAATCACTCCAAGATAGTCTCAAGGATGACCcgtttgattttgattttgaagattaCTATGCAGAGGATCCAGCCTTGAATGTTAAGCCTGATTCTGAAACGGGGGGAGCTCGGAACACGGAGCATACGGCCTTCATCGAACAACAGCTCTCAAATCTCTCGATTAGATCGCCACCGCTGATAATAGCTCCAGCTAAACCTCCTAGCAGTAATAAGGACAGACCCCCAATACCGATCAGCCAGCCACCATGCAGCATCAAGGAGAGACCCCCGATTCCCATCAATCAACCGCCTGTGCCAACCATGCAGGATTCTTCCATGTTAACAACGGCGAAAAGTGTCAGTCAACCTGTACCGCCATACCAGAAATCAAACAATAGCACGGGAAACATAAGCTCAAGCTCGAGCAATAACGGCCGCAGCGCGAACAAACTGAAAGCAGCAGGAAGACCAAAAGCGTCGACTGACTTGAAAGCTACAAAATCCACGCCTGCGCTGAGCACAAGATCCACAAAGGGATCGCCTTCGTTACCAGCACATCGTGCAGAGATTGCAAGGCCTCAAGCAGCGTCGGTTGCCGCTAAGAAAGTCCTTGGATTATCCAGCGAAGTGAAGCAGCCTGATACCACCAATAGACAACCTAAGAagctggtgaagaagaaagtaCAGGCTAACACAGCTACTCGATCTCTACCTGTGATGAATTCAGCGCGATCAAGCATCGCACAAACAAAAAAGAAAATGCAAGCAGATCATCTCTCATCAACCCACGCTAAGCCGAGCCGGAATGATACTACACCGGTATCAACTTCTACAAGGACAGGAATATCAGTTTCGTTGGGCTCGTCACGCTCGGTGGACACTCACGATGTGAAACGCGATCATTCAACCCCGCCTCTGCCCAGTTCAGCAGCGCCGCCTGTATTAGTCGCAGAAGGTTGTGAAGGTGACactcagaagctgaaagatgaaCTGGAAGATGACATAATCAACTCACTGACTGGTGTGGATAAGGGCGCTGCGAAGCAAATATTTGCCGAAATAGTGGTCCATGGAGACGAGGTACACTGGGAGGATATCGCTGGTCTTGAAGGCGCtaaaagctctttgaaagaggcCGTTGTGTATCCGTTTCTCAGGCCTGATTTGTTCCGCGGTCTGAGAGAGCCCGTGAGAGGCATGCTCCTATTCGGGCCGCCAGGTACTGGTAAGACAATGCTGGCTCGCGCTGTGGCCACAGAGTCTCATTCGACATTCTTCTCCATCAGCGCTTCCAGTCTAACTTCCAAATATCTAGGTGAAAGTGAAAAACTAGTCAGAGCACTTTTCGCAGTGGCCAAGAAACTCTCTCCCTccatcatcttcgtcgatgaaatcgactCTATAATGGGTAGTAGAAATTCCGACGGTGAAAACGAGTCAAGCCGAAGAATTAAGAATGAGTTCCTGATCCAGTGGTCTTCGCTTTCGGCAGCTGCCGCTGGCAGTAACTCGAGAAGTGGCTCCGgtgacgatgacgacgagaGAGTGCTCGTCTTGGCCGCAACCAATCTGCCCTGGTCgatcgatgaagctgctAGAAGAAGGTTCGTCAGGAGACAATATATTCCGTTACCTGAACCAGAAACGCGAAGCGTACAACTCAAGAGGCTATTGTCGCATCAAAAACATAGTTTGACTGACGAAGATTTCACTgatttgttgaagttgaCGGACGGGTTTTCCGGCAGCGATATAACGTCCTTAGCAAAGGACGCAGCGATGGGTCCACTGAGAGAGCTTGGAGACCAGCTACTTTTGGTTCCCACCGAAAGCATAAGGCCAATGGCTTTAGaagacttcaagaataGTCTGAATTACATTAAACCGTCCGTTTCACAAGAAGGTTTAAAACGCTACGAAGAGTGGGCCACAAAATTCGGATCGTCTGGTTCGTAG
- the APQ12 gene encoding Apq12p (ancestral locus Anc_7.218), which translates to MATIQEHPEQQLEQYIALFLTKLVRIIQIIIPLMAKFSKDHPNVFLFFASALVVYVTWRILCNMVIILRRLLAVFVILGISFVFLRGFNQVFYKDIPLLYRIVTQSQDFEVVLTKWTAYLGDTSFDHCSVVLGLLTSRVKELLQLIQARTNTARWT; encoded by the coding sequence ATGGCGACCATTCAAGAGCATCCAGagcagcagcttgaacaaTACATCGCACTGTTCCTTACCAAGCTGGTACGGATCATCCAGATCATTATCCCCTTGATGGCAAAGTTCAGTAAAGACCATCCAAATGTGTTTCTCTTTTTCGCTTCTGCCTTGGTTGTCTATGTGACGTGGCGCATTCTTTGCAACATGGTGATCATTCTCAGGAGACTCCTTGCGGTCTTCGTCATTCTCGGCATCAGTTTTGTCTTTCTAAGAGGCTTCAATCAGGTTTTCTACAAGGACATCCCTCTGCTTTACCGGATCGTCACTCAAAGTCAGGATTTCGAGGTGGTCTTGACGAAGTGGACTGCATACTTGGGGGATACTTCCTTCGATCATTGCAGTGTGGTTCTGGGTCTTTTGACGTCCCGCGTCAAGGAACTTCTCCAACTGATTCAAGCAAGGACAAACACCGCTCGCTGGACCTGA
- the ISD11 gene encoding Isd11p (ancestral locus Anc_7.219): MSPAAAPTRSQVLNLYKQFVKNAKQFNDYNFREYFLRRARFDFKENAAIQDPAKLAAIYEEAQKNLGVLKRQSVISQMYTFDKLVVEPLHKSHKRDSR, from the coding sequence ATGTccccagcagcagctccaACAAGATCTCAGGTGCTAAACTTATACAAGCAGTTTGTGAAGAACGCAAAACAGTTCAACGATTATAATTTCCGCGAATACTTCCTAAGAAGGGCAAGgtttgatttcaaagaaaatgcTGCGATCCAGGATCCGGCAAAACTGGCTGCCATCTATGAGGAAGCACAGAAAAATTTAGGGGTTCTAAAGCGACAATCCGTTATTTCCCAAATGTACACTTTTGACAAACTAGTGGTGGAACCTCTACATAAATCGCATAAACGTGACAGCCGTTGA
- the CAJ1 gene encoding Caj1p (ancestral locus Anc_7.217), translating into MVKDTEYYDVLGITPAATAMEIKKAYRKRAMQTHPDKHPNDPEAEAKFQAVGEAYQVLSDPDLRSRYDQFGKENAIPTQGFEDAEEYFSAIFGGDGFKDWIGELSLFKGLNEASETLEKGESPPAEPGSGGEVKSSGSAGTSEISKADEKQKKLSKEQREKLVEIEKKRREEIAKQVEELARKLNDRLDSYILAVKDGRMDEFAAKLDQEVENLKLESFGLELLYILSKCYRNKANNFIMSKKTHGFSKLFTGVRDNARSVKSAYNLLSTGLEAQKALEQMNEVNPDELEDYERAKYESMMAGKALGVMWAMSKYELEKKLKEVCNKILNDPSVPTKMRLVKAKGLLYMADKFAKAKRTPEEDEEARVFEELILGDKQKQKEKKRKRI; encoded by the coding sequence ATGGTCAAGGATACCGAGTACTACGATGTGTTGGGGATCACCCCCGCGGCAACAGCCAtggaaatcaagaaagcgTATCGTAAGCGGGCGATGCAAACTCACCCCGATAAACACCCAAATGATCCCGAAGCAGAGGCTAAATTCCAAGCGGTAGGCGAAGCGTATCAGGTTCTGAGTGATCCTGATTTGAGATCCCGGTACGATCAGTTTGGTAAGGAAAATGCGATCCCAACACAGGGTTTcgaagatgctgaagagTACTTCTCAGCGATCTTCGGTGGTGACGGATTTAAGGATTGGATTGGTGAGCTCTCATTGTTTAAAGGTCTCAATGAGGCGTCAGAGACGTTGGAGAAAGGCGAGTCACCACCGGCAGAGCCCGGTTCAGGCGGAGAAGTTAAGAGCAGCGGCAGCGCAGGCACTAGTGAAATTTCCAAAGCAGatgagaagcagaagaagctatCTAAGGAGCAGAGGGAGAAGCTTGTGGAAATAGAGAAGAAGCGTCGTGAAGAGATAGCCAAGCAAGTCGAGGAATTGGCCAGGAAGCTGAATGACAGGTTGGACTCATATATCTTGGCAGTTAAGGATGGCCGCATGGATGAATTTGCAGCAAAACTCGATCAGGAAGTTGAGAACTTGAAACTGGAGAGTTTTGGTCTTGAACTGCTGTACATTCTCTCCAAATGCTACAGAAATAAGGCAAACAATTTTATCATGTCGAAGAAGACTCACGGGTTCTCCAAGCTTTTCACAGGTGTTCGTGACAACGCAAGAAGTGTGAAATCGGCTTACAACCTGCTGTCTACAGGACTAGAAGCACAGAAGGCATTGGAGCAAATGAACGAAGTTAATCCCGACGAGCTCGAAGACTACGAGAGAGCTAAGTATGAGTCGATGATGGCAGGAAAAGCTTTGGGCGTCATGTGGGCTATGTCGAAATACGAGTTGGAAAAGaaactcaaagaagtttGCAACAAGATCTTGAACGACCCTAGCGTACCTACCAAGATGCGGCTTGTCAAGGCAAAGGGTCTGCTCTACATGGCTGATAAATTCGCCAAGGCAAAGAGGACTCCagaggaggatgaggagGCCAGAGTgtttgaagaattgattCTCGGTGACAAACAGAAGCAGAAGGaaaaaaagaggaaaagaataTGA
- the TED1 gene encoding Ted1p (ancestral locus Anc_7.216), translating to MQSKSFIKKLATLASFLSILSNIFIFTYPSLHPKQCSWHCYDKKPTEDPQVLSSWERMVFYARRYFDDVREHTFTRPDQTVATGDQPRDIHLMAFGDPQIKGVWEKTPYITRLDIFGNDYYLGHIASMMRKRLHPSHVVVMGDLFSSQWIGDSEFYNRTARYSSRIFGRDTAWMKDIEEESHNHEGYKVNWKKWADEFNAIRSTDKPWNFGFHHSDLYSWDPENEDSLFINITGNHDIGYAGDITYQHMARFHELFGKVNYWIEYDTDTDHPWRIVVLNSLALEGPALQPEFIEATWEFLYQLFERRFQGSTVLLTHVPFYKEEGLCSDGPEFHYYPEHFEREPYKAGLLRSQNHLSEDVTNRVLNLIFDNDKPGIILTGHDHVGCETMYNKNSKEGTWTASTKKESKDLVVQEITVKSMMGEFDGNTGLVTGHFNKRSGKWEWSFTLCPFAVQHIWWFAKVSALVTGFLWSLYILI from the coding sequence ATGCAGTCCAAGTCCTTCATTAAGAAACTTGCGACATTGGCGAGTTTTTTATCAATCTTAAGcaacatcttcatctttaCTTATCCATCTCTGCATCCTAAACAATGCTCATGGCACTGCTATGATAAAAAACCGACTGAGGATCCGCAAGTTTTATCCTCCTGGGAAAGAATGGTTTTCTATGCAAGAAGATATTTCGACGATGTAAGAGAGCATACTTTCACAAGACCAGATCAAACTGTAGCTACTGGAGATCAACCGAGAGACATCCATTTAATGGCATTTGGAGATCCTCAGATCAAAGGTGTCTGGGAAAAGACCCCCTACATCACAAGATTGGATATATTCGGGAATGATTATTATCTGGGACACATCGCCTCcatgatgaggaaaaggTTGCATCCCTCTCATGTGGTAGTCATGGGCGACCTGTTCTCGTCTCAGTGGATTGGAGACTCTGAGTTTTACAACAGAACCGCAAGATACTCAAGTCGTATCTTTGGCAGGGACACTGCTTGGATGAAAgacattgaagaagagagccATAACCACGAGGGCTACAAAGTTAACTGGAAGAAGTGGGCTGACGAATTCAATGCCATTCGCTCAACTGACAAGCCTTGGAACTTCGGTTTTCACCACAGCGACCTATACTCTTGGGACCCTGAGAACGAGGACTCgcttttcatcaatatAACGGGCAATCACGATATCGGCTACGCAGGCGACATCACCTACCAGCACATGGCAAGGTTTCACGAGTTGTTCGGCAAAGTCAATTATTGGATAGAGTACGACACAGACACAGATCATCCTTGGCGAATTGTTGTGCTCAATTCTCTAGCACTAGAAGGTCCGGCTTTACAGCCCGAGTTCATTGAAGCCACCTGGGAGTTTTTGTATCAGCTATTCGAAAGGCGCTTCCAAGGCAGCACTGTTCTCCTCACTCATGTCCCGTTTTACAAGGAGGAAGGTTTATGTTCGGATGGCCCAGAATTCCACTACTACCCAGAGCACTTTGAGCGTGAACCCTACAAAGCGGGCCTGCTCAGATCTCAGAACCATTTGAGCGAGGACGTGACCAACAGAGTGCTCAATCTCATCTTTGACAATGACAAGCCGGGCATCATCCTGACAGGACATGACCATGTTGGTTGTGAGACGATGTACAACAAAAACTCCAAAGAGGGTACATGGACGGCctcaacaaagaaagaatcTAAGGACTTGGTCGTACAAGAAATTACTGTCAAGTCAATGATGGGTGAGTTTGATGGCAACACTGGTCTTGTCACCGGTCATTTCAACAAACGATCAGGAAAATGGGAATGGTCTTTCACTTTATGCCCATTCGCCGTACAGCATATTTGGTGGTTCGCCAAAGTCAGTGCCCTTGTCACCGGGTTTCTTTGGTCTCTGTACATATTAATTTAG
- the TPA1 gene encoding oxidative DNA demethylase (ancestral locus Anc_7.220), giving the protein MKRKAPSNPVILPQKQAILEEDKVKCLFNEKIWNPEFRDGLKQEIAESKPYNWGTIRDLVDDELLRAVRKEIETEIHFTKKETDIYKVNQSGDLANLAGLDWNDLSRLPNLYKLRQILYSEVYRDFIAYVTGSGKLSGQKADMSINTYTKGCHLLTHDDVIGSRRISFILYLPDPDRTWKSHYGGGLRLFDSIIPNVPYSDPCAKLVPQFNQIAFFRVQPGFSFHDVEEVKVDKHRLSIQGWYHIPQKGEDGYIPGEEEAWVRTNTSTLAQLESNVLQDYEFPKFERDILPYHQVKHFEKVLDFKKSDQDPEDQNREVTPVSAISDDNHLSEQELEYLTQYISSEHLSKHGIAKLQNKFLEDSALQIDSFLNEAKSELAKKLIKKEELEKECPYEAKDVQSPWKTAIPPHKWRYLYIDGKSHENFRNEADILANLNREELPNFELLKQTLSDSANGTEKELIDLVEFFKSTIFKKYLALVTSLCPLSEQILIRRFRPGQDFTLATKCQLNELLKNVDGFVDSVLEGTLCLTPFDGWESGEVGGYELYMADNEEEHEEETKTQLDKDVEDAAVYRADDNGDSVLINSPARWNTFNLVLRDESVLEFVKYVSWSAKSSRWDIKMQWDVKLNETDQ; this is encoded by the coding sequence atgaagagaaAGGCTCCTAGCAATCCTGTCATCTTGCCTCAGAAACAAGCTATACTAGAAGAAGACAAGGTGAAGTGTTTGTTCAATGAAAAAATTTGGAATCCGGAATTTCGTGATGGActgaagcaggaaattgCTGAATCGAAGCCCTACAACTGGGGTACTATTCGTGATCTGGTCGATGACGAGCTATTACGTGCTGTTCGTAAGGAGATTGAGACTGAAATCCACTTCACGAAGAAGGAAACGGACATTTATAAGGTAAACCAAAGTGGTGATTTGGCCAACTTGGCTGGGTTGGACTGGAACGATTTGTCGCGTTTGCCAAATCTTTATAAGCTGCGTCAAATTCTCTATTCTGAAGTTTACAGAGATTTTATTGCTTATGTTACGGGTTCCGGTAAGCTTTCAGGTCAGAAGGCAGATATGAGTATCAATACTTACACCAAGGGGTGCCATCTCTTGACACACGACGATGTGATCggttcaagaagaatcagCTTTATTCTGTATCTGCCTGATCCCGACAGGACGTGGAAGTCTCATTATGGTGGCGGTCTCAGATTGTTCGACAGTATTATACCTAATGTGCCATATTCTGACCCTTGCGCTAAATTGGTTCCACAATTTAACCAGATtgccttcttcagagtgCAGCCGGGTTTCTCTTTCCACGACGTGGAGGAAGTGAAAGTCGACAAACACAGACTATCTATTCAAGGTTGGTACCATATTCCTCAGAAGGGTGAAGATGGCTACATCcctggagaagaagaagcttggGTTCGAACAAACACTTCCACTTTGGCTCAATTGGAGTCCAACGTCTTACAGGACTACGAATTTCCTaagtttgaaagagacATCTTGCCTTACCATCAGGTGAAGCATTTCGAAAAGGTGTTGGACTTCAAAAAATCTGATCAGGACCCGGAAGACCAAAATCGGGAGGTTACACCAGTGAGCGCGATTTCCGATGATAACCATCTTTCTGAGCAGGAACTCGAATATTTGACGCAGTATATCTCTTCTGAACATTTAAGCAAGCACGGAATTGCCAAACTGCAGaacaagttcttggaaGATTCTGCTTTGCAGATAGATTCCTTTTTGAATGAAGCCAAATCTGAGCTGGCAAAAaaactgatcaagaaggaggaatTGGAAAAAGAGTGTCCTTACGAGGCAAAAGATGTTCAATCCCCTTGGAAAACCGCCATTCCACCGCACAAATGGAGGTACTTGTACATTGATGGTAAGTCGCATGAGAACTTCCGCAATGAGGCAGATATCTTGGCCAACTTGAACCGCGAAGAGCTACCAAACTTTGAGTTATTGAAGCAAACGCTTAGCGATTCTGCAAATGGAACTGAAAAAGAACTGATTGATCTCgtcgaatttttcaagagtACAATCTTTAAGAAATACTTGGCACTGGTAACGTCTCTGTGCCCACTTAGCGAACAGATTTTGATCAGAAGGTTTAGACCAGGTCAGGACTTCACTTTAGCAACCAAATGCCAGCTAAacgagcttttgaaaaatgtTGACGGCTTTGTGGACTCCGTTCTGGAGGGAACTTTATGTCTGACTCCCTTTGATGGCTGGGAATCTGGCGAAGTTGGAGGATACGAATTGTACATGGCAgacaatgaagaagaacatGAGGAGGAGACCAAAACTCAGTTGGAtaaagatgttgaagacGCTGCAGTTTACAGAGCTGACGATAACGGCGACTCCGTCCTGATTAACTCTCCAGCCCGTTGGAACACCTTCAATTTGGTTCTAAGAGACGAAAGTGTTCTGGAATTTGTAAAATACGTCAGTTGGAGTGCTAAATCGAGCAGATGGGATATCAAAATGCAGTGGGACGTCAAGCTCAACGAGACAGACCAATAA